The stretch of DNA GTCTTGCAACAAAATCTTCTGTTTTTTCTGGATCAATAGAAGTCGTAGGAACGTAAGAGAATGAGAATTTCGATGGAATTTCGATGTTATCGTATCCATAAATTCTTAAAATATCTTCGATGATATCCACTTCACGTTGTACATCTACACGGTAAGCAGGCACTTCAATCGATAATGTTCCATTATTTTCATTTAAAATCTTGATATCTAAAGCACTTAAAATCCTTTTGATCGTAGCTTCAGGAATTTCAACCCCTAATAATTCTTTTACTTTCGCTAAACGTAAATCGAATGTAAAGTTTTCGATTGGCGTTGGATAAAGATCTGTAATGTTCGAAGCAATTTCAGCATCTGCTAATTCTACTAACATCATTACAGCTTTTTTCAATGCATCAACCGTAATCGTAGGATCAATTCCACGTTCGAAACGGAAAGAAGCATCTGTATTTAATCCGTGTGCTTTTGCACCTTTACGAATAGTTACAGGCTCGAAGTAAGCTGACTCTAAGAAAACATTCTTTGTATCAGCTGTAATTCCAGAATCTTGTCCACCGAAAACACCAGCCATACACATTGGCGCATTTTCGTTACAAATCATTAATTCGTGTCCTTTTAACGTACGCTCAACGCCGTCTAAAGTTGTGAATTTAGTTCCTTCAGCTAATTTCTTAACTATTACTTTATTTCCTTGGATTTTATCTGCATCAAATGCATGTAAAGGTTGCCCTAAATCGTGTAAAATAAAGTTCGTAATATCCACTACGTTATTAATAGGCGATAAACCAATCGTACGTAATTTAGTTTTTAACCAGTCTGGAGATTCTTTAACCGTTACATTTTTTAAGTAAACACCAGCATAACGAGGTGCAGCTTCTGTATCTGCTACTTCGATAGCGATTGGGTTTGCTCCAAAATCTGTCGTTGGATAAGCATCTACATTGTAAGAAGTGAATGCTCCATTAATTTCACGCGCTTTGAAAGCAGCGTATAAATCACGTGCAACACCAAAGTGAGACATCGCATCTGCACGGTTTGGTGTTAACCCAATTTCGATTAAGTGGTCTTCTTCTTCAACAAAGATTGTTGATAATGGTGTTCCTGCTACTAGAGCATCGTCCATTACTAAAATTCCTGAATGATCTTCTCCGATTCCTAACTCAACTTCTGAGCAAATCATACCGAAAGATTCCTCTCCACGAATTTTTGATTTTTTAATTTTAAAATCACCAGGGAAAACAGTTCCAATCGTCGCAACAGGGACAGTTTGTCCAGCAGCAACATTGGGTGCGCCACAAACAATTTGTGTTGCCTGTCCGTCACCTAAATCGATTTTAGTAACTTTTAATTTATCAGCATTTGGATGAGGTTGAGTCTCTAAAACTTTACCTACCACTACTGTTTCTAAATATTCTTTAGCTCCACCTACTTTTTCTACACCTTCAACTTCAAGTCCGATATTTGTTAGTACCGCTGAGATTTCATCTAAAGAAACTTCAGTATCGATGTAGGTTTTAAGCCAATTATATGAGATTTTCATTGTTATTTGAAAAATAGATTTTTATCTGTTTAATTATGCGTTTAACATTACTGGCATAACTAACATTAAGATTTCTTCTCCGTCTTCTAAACCATCAACTGGTTTGATGATTCCGGCACGATTTGGTTCAGACATTTCTAATGTAATTTCGTCCGATTGTAAGTTGTTTAACATCTCGATTAAGAAACGAGAGTTGAAACCAATCTGTAAGTCTGTTCCGTTGTAGTCACAAGGTAAACGTTCTTCTGCTTTGTTAGCGAAGTCTACGTCCTCTGCTGAAATCGTTAATGAGTTTCCAACTAATTTTAAACGTACTTGATTTGTTGTTTTGTTAGAGAAAATAGCCACACGTTTTAACGATGTTAAGAATAAGTTTCTGTTGATTGTTAATACGTTTGGATTTTCTTTAGGGATTACCGCTTCGTAATTTGGGTACTTACCATCGATTAAACGACAAGTTAAAACGATGTTTTGGAAAGAGAAACGTGTATTTGTTTTGTTGTATTCAATCGTTACATCATCGTTGTTACCACCTAAAATATTCTTTAATAAATTTAACGGTTTCTTCGGCATAATATACTCAGAAGAACCAGCATTCTCCAAGCCTGTACGCGTGTATTTTACTAAACGGTGTGCATCAGTTGCAACAAAACGGAAAATATCTTGTTCTGCTTGGAAGAATACCCCTGTCATAATAGGACGTAATTCATCGTTTCCTGTAGCAAAAATAGTTTTTAAGATCGCTTCAGATAAAATGCTAGCGCTAACAGTCGTATTACTTGCATCTTCGATATCTGGAGTTTGTGGATATTCGTTCGCATCTTCAAATGCTAATTGATAATTTCCTTGTTCAGAAACAATCTCTAACGTATTTCCTTCTTTTTGGATAAACGTTAAAGGCTGAGCAGGGAAAGTTTTTAACGTATCAGTTAAGATCTTAGATGGAATGGCAATTTTACCATTATCGTTCGATTCAACCTCAAGAGTTGTAGAAATTGTAGTTTCTAAATCCGAACCGGTAATTGTTAATTGGTTTCCGTCTAATTCAAATAAAAAATTATCAAGAATTGGTAACGTGTTATTTGAATTGATCACACCACCGATTAAGTTAACATTTTTTAATAGCGTGTTGCTTGATACAATAAATTTCATATGAGAAGAATATTTTTCCTAAATAGATCTAACAAATGTAAGAAATATCACACGAATAAAATGGCTTGCTATACATTATTTATATAACGATTTATTAACATAATGAAATTCAAATTGTTAAATAAATGTGTTTTTCAACGAAAATTCATTCAAAATTGAGATGGTTTTTTAAAAATCCTACCCTAAATTTGTTATGCAAATAGAAATTTTAACATGCCTTTTGGTGGTTAGTGTCAATATATCATTTAACTTCATTGGAAATCGAAATTAAGAATTAAATCCTATGAAAATTGAGTTAAAAAAGAATGGAAATAATGGGGTGTTTGAATTGATAGATGATCAGAATTTTGCGGTTGGTGAATTGACTTTTCTTCAACGTGATCAAGAAATGATTATCAATCATACAGGGGTTAATCCGAGCTTGAGAGGGCAAGGACTAGCGGAAAAATTGGTGTTAAAAGCGGTGGAATATGCCCGCGAACATCAACTAAAAATAAGACCTTTCTGTTCGTATGTTAGTGTGTATATTGGTCGTCACCCAGAGGTGCAAGATGTAGTCTAAAATAATATGAATTTAGAAAAAGTATTTGAGCACAATAAATCGTGGATTGATAAGCGATTAGCTCAGAATTCGGCGTATTTTGATCAATTATCTGCTGGTCAAAATCCAGAAGTTTTATACATTGGATGTTCGGATAGCCGTGTAACAGCTGAAGAATTGTTAGGTGCAGAACCAGGAGAGGTTTTTGTTCATCGAAACATTGCCAATATGGTCATCAGTTTAGATTTAAACACCACATCAGTTTTGGATTATGCCGTAGAGCATCTTAAAGTGAAACATATTGTCGTATGTGGACATTACAATTGTGGAGGGATTAAATCAGCGATGATACCTAAAGATTTAGGAATTATGAATCCTTGGTTGCGTAATATTCGTGATGTATACCGTTTGCACGCCGACGAATTAAATGCCATCGAAAATGAAGGCATGCGCTACAATCGTTTAGTCGAATTAAATGTGCAAGAACAATGTGTCAATGTGGTTAAAAACCCGTTCGTTCAACGTGCAATGTTAAATAAAGGGTTAGTAGTCCATGGATGGGTTTTTGATTTATTTACAGGAAAATTAATCGATCTCAATTTAGATTTTGATAAAATCTTGAAAAATATCAAAGAAATCTACGACATTACAGAATAAATATTTGGTTTAAAATTTGTTGTGTGTTTTGCACCAAGCTAAAACCGATTATTCAACTATGTTTCAAAAGAAATGGATAAAAATAACGAGTATCGTATTGGGTTCTGTCCTTGCGATACTTTTTATTTTAAGTATAATTATTACTTCACTAATCAATCAAAAACTTCCTGCAATTATTGCAGAGAAAAATGATACTCCTTATCATTTTACGTACGATGATCTGAGTTTCTCGCTTTTAAATGGTTCGCTTGCTTTGCGTGATGTTGAAGTTTCTCCAAAAGACTCGACCATGATAAAAGATTCCATTGATATCACAGGAAAAGTCAAAGAGATAGACATTGTAGGTGTGAATTTTATCAAGTTATTAACCAAAAAGGAATTAGCCGCTTTAAAAATTAAAATCATTGAGCCGACGGTTAACTTTTTTGAATTGGATGGTCCTAAAATGAAAGATACAACCCAAGTAAAAGTGGGGCAAAGTATTTATGTTAACTCTTTAGTAATCAAAAGAGGTCAATTTAATATGCTGACCAGTGATGGAAAACATAAGGTAGCAAAAATACAGAATATCAACATCGATTTTGATGGCATTCGATTTAATGAGCGAACAGTAGAAAAAAAGATTCCTTTTCGTTTCGATAAATTCGAAATCAAGGTGGATAGTATGTTCTTTAAATTAAATGATCACCAATACATGGTATCCAGTCAAGTGAAGTTTAATGATAAAGAATTATTATTAAAAGATTATCGCCTCAAGCCGATTCATACCCAAGGAAAAACGTATCTTCCCAACACTTATGATTCTGATATCTTTGATATTGAAGCGCCTCAATTGCTCTTGAATAATACCGATTGGGGATTCGATCAGAATGATAAATTGTATTTTAAAGCAGATGGATTAAAATTTACAGCACCTAACATTAATATCATTACAGCTGCAAAAGTAAATAAAGCTCCCAAGCAAAAAATAAAAGTGAATACGAAGGATGCACAATTGATTGATATTAAGAAATTTGAAATTGACAACGGTAAAATCAAGATGTGGCATCCGGATGCTTCTCGTGCTAAATTCTATATTCAGAACGTTCAG from Faecalibacter sp. LW9 encodes:
- the dnaN gene encoding DNA polymerase III subunit beta, with the translated sequence MKFIVSSNTLLKNVNLIGGVINSNNTLPILDNFLFELDGNQLTITGSDLETTISTTLEVESNDNGKIAIPSKILTDTLKTFPAQPLTFIQKEGNTLEIVSEQGNYQLAFEDANEYPQTPDIEDASNTTVSASILSEAILKTIFATGNDELRPIMTGVFFQAEQDIFRFVATDAHRLVKYTRTGLENAGSSEYIMPKKPLNLLKNILGGNNDDVTIEYNKTNTRFSFQNIVLTCRLIDGKYPNYEAVIPKENPNVLTINRNLFLTSLKRVAIFSNKTTNQVRLKLVGNSLTISAEDVDFANKAEERLPCDYNGTDLQIGFNSRFLIEMLNNLQSDEITLEMSEPNRAGIIKPVDGLEDGEEILMLVMPVMLNA
- a CDS encoding GNAT family N-acetyltransferase — protein: MKIELKKNGNNGVFELIDDQNFAVGELTFLQRDQEMIINHTGVNPSLRGQGLAEKLVLKAVEYAREHQLKIRPFCSYVSVYIGRHPEVQDVV
- the pheT gene encoding phenylalanine--tRNA ligase subunit beta, translating into MKISYNWLKTYIDTEVSLDEISAVLTNIGLEVEGVEKVGGAKEYLETVVVGKVLETQPHPNADKLKVTKIDLGDGQATQIVCGAPNVAAGQTVPVATIGTVFPGDFKIKKSKIRGEESFGMICSEVELGIGEDHSGILVMDDALVAGTPLSTIFVEEEDHLIEIGLTPNRADAMSHFGVARDLYAAFKAREINGAFTSYNVDAYPTTDFGANPIAIEVADTEAAPRYAGVYLKNVTVKESPDWLKTKLRTIGLSPINNVVDITNFILHDLGQPLHAFDADKIQGNKVIVKKLAEGTKFTTLDGVERTLKGHELMICNENAPMCMAGVFGGQDSGITADTKNVFLESAYFEPVTIRKGAKAHGLNTDASFRFERGIDPTITVDALKKAVMMLVELADAEIASNITDLYPTPIENFTFDLRLAKVKELLGVEIPEATIKRILSALDIKILNENNGTLSIEVPAYRVDVQREVDIIEDILRIYGYDNIEIPSKFSFSYVPTTSIDPEKTEDFVARQLTAAGFNEAMNNSLTKKEYENVFFYPEGENVEMLNPLSADLAVMRRTLLNGLLENVAFNANRRNTNVKLFEFGKIYRKLNSAYEEQRCLGIILSGNYTSESWTGNLRKSSFADLKGLVQQIFVRLKIEITAEKAANNDNYTDSIKIFHNEVALGTIGIINKKLAKKIGVSQEVYFAQLNWDAILTLANEQKLTYKEISKFPSSRRDLALLLDNTVKYEELYLAARSVKTNLLKDINLFDVYEGDNLPAGKKSYALSFMIQDENKTLSDQEIDGVMNKLIKVYQTQFNAELR
- a CDS encoding carbonic anhydrase; translated protein: MNLEKVFEHNKSWIDKRLAQNSAYFDQLSAGQNPEVLYIGCSDSRVTAEELLGAEPGEVFVHRNIANMVISLDLNTTSVLDYAVEHLKVKHIVVCGHYNCGGIKSAMIPKDLGIMNPWLRNIRDVYRLHADELNAIENEGMRYNRLVELNVQEQCVNVVKNPFVQRAMLNKGLVVHGWVFDLFTGKLIDLNLDFDKILKNIKEIYDITE